The following nucleotide sequence is from Bactrocera oleae isolate idBacOlea1 chromosome 2, idBacOlea1, whole genome shotgun sequence.
CACTTACAAACACATACGttcgtatatgtatttttggtaCTGTACTTATACGCTTAGCTGCTCACACGTAACTGATATCTTACTGCAAATAATCGAATTGCAAAGTGCAAATATTTGATTTGCTGCTCGACATCGAAATGTGATTTTAATTCTTCATTTAAATGCAAGCATGCTCTCAAATGCCTTAACGAGTGGTTGAGTAGTTGATTGAATGATTGGTGGCTCCAGCGTATGTGTGTGACGCTTGTGGCACTTAATGGCACAGCCAGGCCATAAAATCGCTTGGAATACTATTATCGAAGTAATGAATATGCAAATCGTATCTGGCGTTGATAATGATTTGGCATATCAACGTATTTAAGCATTAAATGGCTATTCAAGAAAGGAATCAGCTTTTGACGCTTTTTTGAAATAACTTTTATAAGCGTTTAATGACTAAATGTGTCTGACAAAATAGGACCTCTATATGATATAGAGGATTTATATTAAAGTGGCgcaaaaaatcaccaaaactattgatatatatataactttatatattgaatatatatatacatattatatactgtCAACTGTTTGCTTACGACGCGAAAGATTCGTCTGGcggaaattttgtgtttccaacggaatcattgaaaatattgcaggTCAAGAAACAGGACTTTTTGAGTAGCAGAAACCATTAAATGAAGgttgtgaagtcatcgaaaagtTGCTTCATGCCAATCATCCATctacctctgttaatgacgataacatcgaaaaaggtcaaaaaacagtgcttgaaaaatATCGCGTTTACATAAGAGAAATATCAGAGTTTCTCAGCATCTCTTATGAATCGGCTTAAtgcattttggttaatgttttgggtatgaagcgtgtcaatgctcaTACTAAAAGACCAGGATTTTAAGCAAAATCGACGGCGAGTAGAGCTCGCAAAAGAGATACATTCATTAAAGGCATTATTACTGGTAACGAAGCCTGAGATGatgaatattaatataatatacctaCTGGAAATTATCGGCGCAATGGTAGCGAATTCTACAAAGGCTATTGCTATTGAACGACGGAATTAACACTTACACTCAGTCAATCAACAGGCaagctaatttaaattttcctcCTAGACAACGGCGTTATTTTAGATAATGTTTCATATTCGACCTGTTTGCTTGTGCTGTAAAAAAAGAAGATTTGCTAAaaggctatcatataaataacatatcTTTTAGAGGATCCCACTTCGAAAAAATAACTCTACCTTACAAGTAGAGCACCTAGCGAAGATACTAGGTGTAGTTTTTCATCAAAATTGGGCTGTAGTTTGTCTGCCTAAATCAATGCTCACTCAAAGATTTTTACCCCAAATATGAATCGCCGTTTGTAAAAGCTATTGAACGACGGGAAAATATAACAAACCTAGGTGTGGCTTATTTTCTGACTTACTGTATTAGAATTCATGCAATATTTTTACCAGAACAATTTCGTAAGTCTTAACTTACGCTTAAAAAGCTCTTCTAAACTTGAAACAACGTAAATAAGTACTTAGCGTAttccacatacaagtatattatgtatatataacacatATGCATTATGAAAATGCTATTAGACAaagatattgtaataacaaatCCATGCCAAGCTTGTTTAAAGCACTATATACCCCACATATAAGTTGTCCTTTCAGTATAAAATTGGTTGCAACTTTTGCCCACAAtcgaatatattattatttcaatagtTTCCATTAGTTTACCGAGAGTGACCATGTGCTAAGTTTAGTTAAACATTCCAACAACACAATTTTTCGGAACATGCTTTCTGTCATTACAGCAACACCAACATGTATAGTAGTTTTATATTGAATGAGAATCATTATAATAATGCCAGAAGAAGCTTGTACAAACATTTTTCATAGTGAGaggctattttaaaattttgattacataataacggttttttttcgagatatagaactttaagttggcattactgttcaagatggcgaccgatttattCAGAAAAATTGACTCTTTGATGCGCTTTATgtgctggtggaatcattggtccgtacttcttcgaaaacgatgatggccagaacgttacagacAATGGTGATggtgaattgaacaaccatgatgtctaggagctttggttccaacaagacggcgcaacatgtcacacagctcgtgtcCCAATCGATTTATTGCAAGACACGTTTGGTGTCCGCCTAATTTCACATTTTAGACCTGTGTATTGgtctccaagatcttgtgatttaacaccgctagactactttcagtggggttatgtaaagtcattggcaTCTCATCTATGAGCAtcagccacaaacgcttaaccatttgaaAGACagcattcgccgtgttattgccgatatacagccacaaatgttggaaaagttatcgaaaattggacgtccggATTGGACTACATttgagccagccgtggcggtcatatgccagaaatcatatttaaattgtaatgccacaagattaactttcggataaataaaattcatgtcaatcgaatattttattgcaatttaaagttctatacttcTAAAAACAACACCCTTTACTATTTGTAGTattgtacaaatatacattttagaaatgttattttaaaatcattccGAGCTTGTTCTGTTATTGCTTTGGTTCAATTCTATATTTTGCTCATTGTTATTGATTAAATGCCTGCAGCAggataatatttacaattattgtGCACAgccatatatagtatatacaataacaacatataacatatatgtatatgtaagtctGAGTACCTTTAGaggcacatatatacatatatagaaaagaGTGCAGTGGAGCATTAATATAACAATTGCGGGTTTTCGAAAAGAAACTGAAGtgtttctttcaaaaaaaagtgACTAAATCTTTTTTAAATGGTAAATTATGTCATAAATTATTGATATTTGCCAGGTCTGAAAGGTATcagatattataatataatattaagtttagttaaggaaattttaaattttgtgtgaagaaaaattttcaaaaatatatatttaccgtTTAAAGCCAGTTTTATGTAGTAGTTTTTGGAGCCATGGTCATAAATAATATTGGCTTAAGGTTTTGAACAACTGTACATATTACTATATTCATTTGTTGTTATGAATAAATTTCTTTGAattgttaaatatacatactcaGCCATGGCGGCTAAAACAGTTGGTGCACATATAAGACTTAGTAGGAGACTACATTACAGATTTAAATCTATAATCAAGCTAAAATGTAACTACAATTTAAGATTAAGGTTTAAGGTAATTGTTTACGTTAAGCAAAGCTAAACATTTGCAAAGACCACTATCCCTTTCTATTATTACTCTAGAGAAAACTTTGAAAATCATTGATTTACCAGTAATGACACATTTGATGAATGATGAGTTCTTAGTTGCGTTGTCAAGTATATAATTTGCGTTCTCTACTTGACGTCGGTTTTGTAAAAGACTCAGGTCTATTGGTACGAGTTTAGCATTGACActtttcatacccaaaacattaaccaaaacggTTGAGTCTATCCATAGGCTATTTTGATATACTCTGCTAtatctctgatgccaacacgacaaTAATCAAGCtctgtttctttaacttcttCGTTGTTATTATCATTAACAGAAGTTGTTGGTCGACTCGCATGAATCCAGTTTTCGATAACTTCACGGCCTTCAGTGAATGCTGTATGTCActaaaatacttgtgttcgtgataaagaaGACTCCCTAAAACAATTTTGCCGTGCTTTCATtgcaaacacaaaatttcaaacttcacacgaacattaAAAAAGGTTGAATCAATcgagaatttatttttttatgctttgGCTTTCGCGCATTTAGTggatcagtccgggtcaaatgaTCAGATGGTATGGACAGAATTTCTGTCTTGATATTAGAAGcattaaaaatcattaaatatttaagccTATGTATTTTTACTTATTCCTATAGAcccaaaaaaatattcaaacaaggGACTTCAAGGGTTTAATAACATATGTATCAAAGTTAATTATGCTGATTATATCGGCCAACAAATTTACGGTGTTAAGTTTTCTTCATATGTAAAAAAGCGTTCAATTATTAAGAGAAGTTCCAATAGTATTAAGTTAGTTATAAAGAATAGAGCCCAATAGTtgcatattatatatctattcgGATGGGATGCAAGTGTATTATAAAGGGAAATATGTACTAATTTGTGTTAGTTAGTTAgcaaaaatagtaatatatcaATAAAAGCAGAGGATATAGCCAACCAATCAAGCAGGATGTTTtgctttttaaattactttcaaactaaaaatttacagtttttcttagAAGTTCGTATAATTAGAAAACACCGCATTATACATAGAGCTTCAAGCGCccattttttgctttctttcaAGTCAAATAACTTGTAAGTAagcgcatacacacactcatgcaGAGCGATATCACTAGTAAAGTTTATCATACGCCTAGTTGAACCGCGAATTGAATTAAAcgacaaattaaacaaaatgtttaagttttaattatttcaaagccCCACGATAAGTGCAGCAAATGCTTTACACTTCACGCATCCTTACTTCCGGCCGAAGTTGATCCGCaccgaaaaacaacaaagtaaatGCCAATAAATGGCAAAGGCGCCTTGTCACTGAATTTAAGGTCTCAGTCAatgtacaataaaaacaacacacaAACAGTTAAGCAAAGAACGCGAAGCTCGAAAGACAACCAAGTGGCGCGAACTGCagatcacacacacacacatacacaaacatatgtatgtgtgtaactgTAAATAGTTAAAATGCGAGCGCGAAGCACTCAATTCGGTATGCAAATGCTATGCATGTACAGTTATTTATTGTCTGTTGATGTTACTATTGCAATtgatgttgttgtagtagtGCAGTCACCCTAACTGCTGTCGTTGCAACATGCCGCCGCGATTACATCAAGTAGCTACAAGTAAATAAATAGCGGCGGCACCAACAATTTCGTCTGAGCTCTGTGTGAAAGTAGGTAGTAGCAAGGCTTTGCAATACAATTATTTGTCAatgtaattatttatgtaatacgcttagcacacacaaacacacacacatacataaattcatGTATACATTATTACATATGTGATATGAGAAAAATAAACACAAGCACACAAGTTGTATGCTGCCGagctaaaaattaataaaaacaataataaacatgTGTTGCAATGTCATGTGGCAATTATTGCGAAATAATATTTGCTTGCGGTTTGTCATTCGCTTGAGCTGCGCTCAAAGTCAGCCACTAATTAAGTGTAATGAGCGAAATTGTGTCACTTAAATGTTGATTCGAATGCATTTAACTAACTTTTTTATGTATTCATTTATATTCTCTTCACAATCTATAAaatcatattcatataaattttttgtttatctcacaaaaatagttttttttatacaaattaactttaaaaaaaattcaaataattaatttttcaaattttcactcTCAATTAACATTCATATCGCCATGAAACAAGTGTTCTTTGCcaaaatcactttttttttgcattgttatatatacttgtatttaaggTTATTCAAATCTCTAACGCACTCTTCTACATTTGTGTACACATTTCAACACTTCTTGCACTTTCACCTCATTCTTCCTCTTATGCCACACTTAAATCTCCACACACTTTACCTCACTATTCTTCCTGCAcactttgttgtattttttgttattattatttttttaactactaCTTATACACCGTATGGTCGCTTATCCGCTACGTACAACCGCTCGCGTCGGGATCGTGAACGTTAGTGATTTGCGTTGTGCAGCTGCATGGACCACGAGGTGTCCAATCAAAACACAAAACGAAGAAGAAAGCACGTGCAATGACGGAGATAGCGCAGCGACTGCATGATGCCATGATGGGTGGTTTGCAAACAGTTGAAATGCCACTGTAATATATTATAACAGTTTCGTTTGCATGGAGAAACGATTTGCAGTAGTGTTAGTGGTTTTTATGTGATTACATATGTGTGCCTGTATATATGTGAAGGAGCTATGTGATTATTAAATTTCCGACATCAAAGATTTGCAGAGGTATAGCACACCTTTTGGCGCATTTAGTATTGTAATTTCAGTATTTAAGAGAAGTTCCAACTATTAgccaaatatttctattatatttatataagatctagtaaataatacataattttgtttaaattgcatgatttatttagcatagttacaATTTTGCGATTTAGTTCAAATATGCACTTTTTGTTTGATAATTCGTTGCAATTTTTAAGGTAACTTCATAGTGTCCCTATCATAGATATATACGTccttattggcaaaaaactgagacagtcgattttcacaaactTCTTTTGAGGctaatttttcaccagcaaaatcattcaccATAGACAGGAATAGGTAGCCATCACTTGTTGTTGGTTCCGGACTAGGAGTTGGGTGCATAAGTACTCCTCCACCAAACTCCCGGACCTTCTGCCGAACCACAGTCGAATTGTGAGCGGCCTCACGTTATCCTGAAGGAACAGAACTCCTCTCCTATTGAACAAAGCTGACCATTTCTAGGCGATTACTTCCTTCAGCCGGTCCAATTGTGCACAGTACACATTCAAATTAAGAGTTGGGCCGTAGAGCAGCAGCTCCTAGTAGTTGGTTCCCCGTCAATGAGGATTATTTGATTTAACTTATTGGGATGAAAATTCagataaactaaaaaatttatatttcagcaACTCAGTTTTCAATTCAGACAAAGAAGAAAAGAATAccatatatatcaacaatgattAACAGACATAATAATGCCTTAttttagaaagttttttttatttagaatgaTGAATTCATATTTTCTTGAATCCAACTAATATAATGCGAAACTTTGGTGAACACACCGGGATATGGATAAATGGTACAAGGTTTGATACTCCACGATACTATGCCCAATTGTATAGAACCGTTATAAAGCAAAGGACCACCTGAGTCACCATTACATTGACCCTTGCCACCTTCATCGACGCCACCACAAATATGATCTTTGGTCGTGCGTCCCTCATGGCGTGCGTTGCACTCATCATCAGAGAAGAGTTTCAAATCGACTTCTTGCAGAACCCTTTGAACCGGACCACCGGTCTAAAAGATAATAtagattaaacaaaaaataataatatgaaatatatatacctatatatatatatatatatatacctcatTGCGTCCCCAACCAGCGAGAACGCCTGGCGCGCCAGCCTGCACTTGCGGTATTTCAAAGTATGGTTCCGGTAAGGTAACCGGTGCAATTGTTTTATAGTTGTACACCAACTGACCGAACAACTCCAGCAAGGCAATATCATTGGCATAAGCGTCTGCGGGTCTGTAATCCTCGTGTACAATGATGCGTTTAACCTTCGCCACATTGGAGCTTGCAGCGGCGATTTCGGTCGAGGCGTACTGAATGCTGATCCTGCTAGCCGTTGCACTAACAACACAATGCGCGGCAGTGAGTATCCAACGTGGCGCTATGATGGTAGCACCGCATGAGTGGGAACCGGTTGAACCGCGCAAGGATacctttacaaaaaaaagttatattaatttaattttcacttttttatttaatttgagcTGAACGCACCAAAAATGGGAACTTTGTGATGACCGAGGATGTGCCATTTACAACACGTCCTTCGGGGTAGCAGGATGCCACGCCTAAGACCGCTGCGAGAACTACCACGTATCCAGTCCACATTTTGCTTAATAATCCGCTCAGCACTTTTGTCGAACTAAGTCGAAATACATACTGATTTCGTAGCGAGTTTACGGTGCCTTGTTACCTTTGTTCTTAACCTTAATCTAATCGTTTAAAATcgaaagattttatttttatggtcGCGTGGATGTTTTTTTAGTTAAGTTGGCTTTTCCTGATTTACGTGAACAGTAGCGAATAATaaagtgttgttgttttcataaatgaagtattttaattacaacaataagcgaaaattatacaatataatcgTACGATTAAGACGTCTGATCGAACTTAGCGCCTTCATAAGATATTGTATTACCAAATCTATaactatttacatattataattgTTTAACTTTTATTGATGCTAGACTTCATTGAAGAATGTTTCAGAACGATCTAACAGTTAATCAGAATAAGACTGAACACATAGTGAAGCAAAGAGCATGACGAACGAAGAGTTCAACACTCTGGTTTCATGCTCACTTTTTTACTCTCGCTATTTGCTACAGTTATATAGTAAGGAGTGTAGATACGATAAACGAAAGGAATATGACAAACTTAATTTCCTACAGGATCGTTTTTCgtcttttgatttattttatgtcTCAGCTATTGCTCAGGtaaaagtgtttctaatatatGATCACCCTTAGAAGCAATCGCTGAGAAGCAAGCGTGCGGTAAAGACGGGAATGTCTGGTTTTGGTTGccatttaatgaatttattaaagtcatatgttctttatttttaagtaaaaattattaccGTTTAGTATGGAAATTCCCTGCTGCCGAAACAGGTTATATAAAAAACGTTTTCCAAAATTCGACTGCCGCTATACGATTTGCTTCCTGCAGAAACATTTCTAATGTTAAAAAGATTCTCAAAATATAAATGAGAGGTGGAGAGATTCCCCAAATTTTTTGAGTTGAAAATCTGTGTACACTATGCTCGTTatccacaaaaaaaattcaacgatTTAAAGCCCTCAAGGGTTACAAACATAACTGCATTAATATACCCAAGAGACTTAACTATATCATTTTCTGGAACAAAATTAAGAAGATAAGATGACCAGATAGAACCACAAAATATTTACCATTTATCAACTGCACAACATTTTTGGTGGAAGACCGGTAAGAAAATGCTGATTAACTCTCCAAACcgactatttattaaagaattgTTATCAAAGTTCGGAATGATGATATATAGATAAAACAGCCATCTACTTTCAATTTCTCTTTGCGACATCCAAAACTATCTTTTCACACCACTTTCCCAGCAAACTCAAACAGTGATGGTTATGCCGCAGTTTTTCAAATTACACATTAAGAGAGAAGGCAAAGTATTCGTAGTATAATACGTAAGCGTATACAACCACTGGTGCTAATAAATGTATAAACGAGGACAGTCCGATGAATGAATGAGGATTTATTTCACAACTAGTTTCTAGGCTATTACTTGGCCCAGCGATACTTAAACTGCTTTAGCCGGTCTGAAAAATACGTTTTCTTCATTCGACTAAAATTTCTTCCAGAATAAAAGAAGATGTGTACAATATGGTGGATAGATCAGCAGTTCATGGCCTAATTCGGCCAAGTGCGTTATCATGATTGAAGAGCACTTTTATCTTCGCCAAATAGCACTTCTGCAGGAAGTTAATGTAAATCACAGACTGTGAATTCCAGGAAACTTCCTTCTTTCAGCTTTCTATCCGATAGGACAGTTTTTGCCTTGCTCGGAGCAAGTTCGACGAGTGAAAGTCACTATTTAGACTACTCGTTGGTCACTGATGTgtaacatatgtacaatatgtagcAGTGAATTCATGCTGTGAAGTGGTTTACAGTTGCACTTGCTGTCCTAAATAAGTTTACAAAAATGTACTGCACGTTAGTAAATTTGTCTTGGCATTGTGACGGCATCAGGCTAGGTGAGGCTAAGTACTTATCGGACCGTCCTCgtatttttttatgtgtatatacttttttGGTATTCAACATATTGGTATAATGAACACGTACTCAGATTAGCTATGTGCATTTGTAGaactgtaattgtatatttcagtaataaatcaattaaacCTAAATTGATAAATCTATGACTTAAATAATATGTGCGAACATTCCGACAGCGTTTAgaagataaaaaattaattatataatatatgtacataacactaattaaaaataatttcgagtttactttttaaatattagccACATTATATATTAATACTAGTTAGTGTTAGAGCTagctaaaaattaatgaataaagAATAAACTAAAAAggaatacttaaaaattaataaaaaaaattacatatatatatatatatatattagttatatatattttcaataaattcaaaCAACTGCATCGGTGTGATTGCGTATCCAGCCAATATAGTGCGAAACTTTTGTATAAACTCCCGGATAATACTTGACACCACACGGTTTAACGCTCCACGATACGATGCCCAATTGTATGCTACCCATATAGAGCAAAGGACCACCGGAATCACCGGTGCATTGGCCCTTACCGCCCACATCCACACCAGCACATAAATGATCGGCGTTAGTGTGGCCACTATGACGAGTGGTACACTCGCAATCTGAATAAATCTTCAGGTGGACATCTTCTAGTGTCGGCGTATTGACGCCACCAGTCTGGAGAAGTTAATAGTATGATATTATAGTAGCTATAGGTGTTAAGAAATAGAGGCATGGCTTACCGCATTTAGACCCCAACCGAGTAGCACACCAGCGGCGCCTATCTCTGTCTGCGGCACCTCAAAGTATGGATCCGGTAAGGCGACCGACGCCACTTTCACATAATCATACACTAAACcgttatataattttacaagagCAATATCATTGGCATATGAGCCGCCCGGCGTATAATTCTCATGCACAATAATGCGTTCAACTGGCGCGAAATTGCCACTGTATCGACTGATTACCTTTGCGGCGAACTGTATGCTGAGATCCTTTGCTGCGCGCTCGTAAACGCAATGCGCAGCCGTAAGTATCCAGCGTGGCGCGATGATGCTCGCACCGCAAGTATGTGCGCCTTTCGTTAAGCGCAGAGAGACCTTTACAAATGGAGATGAGAGAACtttcttttataaattattattttccaccaaacaattatatataagtattttgctgttgtttttgtatattaatcatttttcaaatatttaacacaCCATAAATGGATATTTGCCCATCACAGTCGTAGTACCGTTAACAATGCGTCCATCGGGAAAAGAAGAAACCGCGCCCAAGAGGGCTACAATAATTATCGCGGACCGTATCCACATTGTTtacacttaaaaattttttttcgtttatcaAATTATTGTACTTCTCGACAGAAACCGCACATTTGTCTAACTAACGGCTTTTGGTACTGTGGCGAACTTTTATAAGTAACCAAAAAAGAATTTTCCTAGAAGAAGAATGCATAGAAGGACATTATCAGCACCttgatttattattaataaaaatatttatttaaagataatttttttatatattttgcaacggttcaccttttatttatttgtatttctcaAAGCAATATTTCAATGCCGAGTTTTGATTAGATCTACACATAAGACTGTCAAAAATGTTGGCAATAAATAACTGTTTGGcaactatttaataaaaattaattgtataaaaattataatagacaGGCGCCTGAGTTCAAATTTCGTTTATCGGTTTGTGTGCAACCAAATAACAGTAAGCcagataataataaataaaaatcagataaaaattttgttatttccaACTTCCGTTATGACGAAGCTACAGTAATTGTGGTATGCAAAATGTTTATCAGGTTTAATGACGATGAATAGTATCGAGAGTTTTCGGACTTTGCTCTTTTCTGTGTCTTTTGTAGCATTTCTTGTAAATGAATCGAATACTTATTTTTCTATACAATCGGTTGCAATCGAAACAATAACATTTCGAAATTCTCTAAGAAATTTATTGAatgacattatattatatactttcaGAGTAAAACAAACATTATCGAATTAATTATTAGCATTTGGATTTGTCGTAAATAATAGTAGGTATTTAATTATGAACTGAGCCGAGATACGTACGCTGACTGCTTATTCAAGAATAACAAGAAAAAGCCTtatcttcggttgcaccgaagctataacacccttcacaaatacaaaaggttccttagaagaatttgatttggatcgttcagtttgtatgtagaAAATTATCccttccaaattttgtgaatatatctcgacaactaaaaaagttttccatacaagaacttgattccgattgttcaatttgtatgacaactatatgatatagtggtccgatattggccattccgacaaatgagcagcttctttttGAGAAACGGTCGTATTCTTAAATTTagaagatcgatatctcaaaaacttagagactagttcgcgtatatacagacagacagacggacattagCTTATCATGctcatcatttatgtatatattttatagggt
It contains:
- the LOC106621478 gene encoding chymotrypsin-2, with amino-acid sequence MWTGYVVVLAAVLGVASCYPEGRVVNGTSSVITKFPFLVSLRGSTGSHSCGATIIAPRWILTAAHCVVSATASRISIQYASTEIAAASSNVAKVKRIIVHEDYRPADAYANDIALLELFGQLVYNYKTIAPVTLPEPYFEIPQVQAGAPGVLAGWGRNETGGPVQRVLQEVDLKLFSDDECNARHEGRTTKDHICGGVDEGGKGQCNGDSGGPLLYNGSIQLGIVSWSIKPCTIYPYPGVFTKVSHYISWIQENMNSSF
- the LOC106621479 gene encoding serine protease 1 isoform X2, with the translated sequence MWIRSAIIIVALLGAVSSFPDGRIVNGTTTVMGKYPFMVSLRLTKGAHTCGASIIAPRWILTAAHCVYERAAKDLSIQFAAKVISRYSGNFAPVERIIVHENYTPGGSYANDIALVKLYNGLVYDYVKVASVALPDPYFEVPQTEIGAAGVLLGWGLNATGGVNTPTLEDVHLKIYSDCECTTRHSGHTNADHLCAGVDVGGKGQCTGDSGGPLLYMGSIQLGIVSWSVKPCGVKYYPGVYTKVSHYIGWIRNHTDAVV
- the LOC106621479 gene encoding serine protease 1 isoform X1 — translated: MWIRSAIIIVALLGAVSSFPDGRIVNGTTTVMGKYPFMKVLSSPFVKVSLRLTKGAHTCGASIIAPRWILTAAHCVYERAAKDLSIQFAAKVISRYSGNFAPVERIIVHENYTPGGSYANDIALVKLYNGLVYDYVKVASVALPDPYFEVPQTEIGAAGVLLGWGLNATGGVNTPTLEDVHLKIYSDCECTTRHSGHTNADHLCAGVDVGGKGQCTGDSGGPLLYMGSIQLGIVSWSVKPCGVKYYPGVYTKVSHYIGWIRNHTDAVV